A part of Anolis carolinensis isolate JA03-04 unplaced genomic scaffold, rAnoCar3.1.pri scaffold_10, whole genome shotgun sequence genomic DNA contains:
- the LOC100565471 gene encoding carcinoembryonic antigen-related cell adhesion molecule 3 isoform X1, translated as MGVLLGVKSGAPSTLLAAFVLSICFFSTEAFMKETNITMEPPRPVEGGKVYLIPHDLSPVPVICRWFRGERNENNTIVIFYFYPHPYIWNASAFTGREIMKSNCSLEIVDLNYNDTANYTVLIEGPMGSRIGTVELVIEAPLPVEPGRGFSRSVVAGIVLGCLCAIIILTIVVVLVKRSPRPEIFSPRNTSRPETLPPADTTSTS; from the exons ATGGGGGTCCTTCTGGGGGTCAAGAGCGGGGCGCCCTCCACCCTCCTGGCAg CCTTCGTCCTGAGCATTTGCTTCTTCTCGACCGAAGCCTTCATGAAGGAGACAAACATCACGATGGAGCCACCAAGGCCGGTGGAAGGAGGAAAAGTCTACCTCATCCCACACGACTTATCTCCCGTCCCAGTGATCTGCCGCTGGTTCCGAGGAGAAAGGAACGAAAATAACACCATCGTGATCTTTTACTTCTATCCACACCCATACATTTGGAATGCTTCAGCCTTCACCGGGCGAGAGATCATGAAGTCCAACTGCTCCCTTGAGATCGTAGACTTAAACTACAACGACACTGCGAACTATACAGTCCTGATAGAGGGGCCTATGGGATCTCGGATAGGGACTGTGGAACTTGTGATTGAAG CTCCGCTTCCTGTTGAACCTG GCCGGGGATTCTCCAGGTCGGTTGTTGCTGGCATCGTCCTTGGGTGCCTGTGTGCCATAATCATTCTGACCATAGTGGTTGTTCTCGTTAAAC GTTCTCCTCGCCCAGAAATTTTCTCGCCCAGAAACACTTCTCGCCCAGAAACGCTTCCTCCAGCTGACACCACCAGTACTTCTTAG
- the LOC100565471 gene encoding carcinoembryonic antigen-related cell adhesion molecule 6 isoform X2, whose translation MGVLLGVKSGAPSTLLAAFVLSICFFSTEAFMKETNITMEPPRPVEGGKVYLIPHDLSPVPVICRWFRGERNENNTIVIFYFYPHPYIWNASAFTGREIMKSNCSLEIVDLNYNDTANYTVLIEGPMGSRIGTVELVIEAPLPVEPGSPRPEIFSPRNTSRPETLPPADTTSTS comes from the exons ATGGGGGTCCTTCTGGGGGTCAAGAGCGGGGCGCCCTCCACCCTCCTGGCAg CCTTCGTCCTGAGCATTTGCTTCTTCTCGACCGAAGCCTTCATGAAGGAGACAAACATCACGATGGAGCCACCAAGGCCGGTGGAAGGAGGAAAAGTCTACCTCATCCCACACGACTTATCTCCCGTCCCAGTGATCTGCCGCTGGTTCCGAGGAGAAAGGAACGAAAATAACACCATCGTGATCTTTTACTTCTATCCACACCCATACATTTGGAATGCTTCAGCCTTCACCGGGCGAGAGATCATGAAGTCCAACTGCTCCCTTGAGATCGTAGACTTAAACTACAACGACACTGCGAACTATACAGTCCTGATAGAGGGGCCTATGGGATCTCGGATAGGGACTGTGGAACTTGTGATTGAAG CTCCGCTTCCTGTTGAACCTG GTTCTCCTCGCCCAGAAATTTTCTCGCCCAGAAACACTTCTCGCCCAGAAACGCTTCCTCCAGCTGACACCACCAGTACTTCTTAG
- the LOC134293870 gene encoding carcinoembryonic antigen-related cell adhesion molecule 3-like, whose protein sequence is MGVLLGGKGRALSTLLAAFVLSVCFFSTEAFMKETSITMKPPRPVEGGKVYLIPQDLSPAPVLCRWFRGESIENNTIAIFYFYPHPYIWDATAFTGREIMKSNCSLEIIDLNYNDTANYTVLIEGLMGSRVGTVELVIEASDPDEPGRGFSRSTVAGIILGCLGAIVILIIVVVLIKRE, encoded by the exons ATGGGGGTCCTCCTGGGGGGCAAGGGCAGGGCGCTCTCCACCCTCCTGGCAg CCTTCGTCCTGAGCGTTTGCTTCTTCTCGACCGAAGCCTTCATGAAGGAGACAAGCATCACGATGAAGCCACCAAGGCCGGTGGAAGGAGGAAAAGTCTACCTCATCCCACAAGACTTATCTCCCGCCCCAGTGCTCTGCCGCTGGTTCCGAGGAGAAAGCATAGAAAATAACACCATCGCGATCTTTTACTTCTATCCACACCCTTACATTTGGGATGCAACAGCCTTCACCGGGCGAGAGATCATGAAGTCCAACTGCTCCCTTGAGATCATAGACTTAAACTACAACGACACTGCGAACTATACAGTCCTGATAGAGGGGCTTATGGGATCTCGGGTGGGGACCGTGGAACTTGTGATTGAAG CTTCAGATCCTGACGAACCTG GCCGGGGATTCTCCAGGTCGACTGTTGCTGGCATTATCCTTGGGTGCCTGGGTGCCATAGTCATTCTGATCATAGTGGTTGTTCTCATTAAACGTGAGTAA